The proteins below come from a single Spirochaetota bacterium genomic window:
- a CDS encoding 2-isopropylmalate synthase, translating into MTVTKSKQNKVFIFDTTLRDGEQAPGFSMNIDEKLHFADQLVKLGVDIIEAGFPISSPGDFEAVKRIAERVKGVQVAGLARANFKDIDVAWDALQYAENPRIHTFISSSDIHIQYQFKKTREEVLAIAVDAVKHAAKYTSNVEFSPMDATRSDWNYVAQMVEAVIKAGATTVNIPDTVGYAIPSEFHEFIKFLFNTVPNIDKAIISVHCHNDLGLATANALAAIEAGARQVECTVNGIGERAGNTAMEELVMALKTRGEKFQVYTDINSKQIMSTSKLLTHITGVGVQPNKAIVGANAFAHESGIHQDGVLKNAMTYEIMKPEDVGITRSTLVLGKHSGRHAVIARLNSLGYNLTDEELERFFKLFKVLADKKKQIFDEDLEVLVGEAVYKMKGRYKVTNVQISTGMYSPPMTLVTIKDRYNDGVETFDVAHGNGGVDAGINAVKKITGTTAKIESFNLVAITGGSDALCEVTVTVVEEINGRQLKVFGNGVNIDISVAGILSFVDALNKLEYIKQRNHIGEKIEVKL; encoded by the coding sequence ATGACAGTAACAAAATCAAAACAAAATAAAGTATTTATATTTGATACAACATTGCGTGATGGTGAACAGGCGCCGGGTTTCAGCATGAACATTGATGAAAAACTTCATTTTGCTGACCAGCTTGTAAAATTGGGAGTGGATATTATTGAAGCTGGATTTCCCATTTCATCACCGGGTGATTTTGAAGCGGTAAAACGCATTGCCGAAAGAGTAAAAGGGGTTCAGGTGGCAGGGCTTGCGCGTGCCAACTTCAAAGACATTGATGTGGCATGGGATGCATTGCAGTATGCGGAAAATCCACGTATTCATACCTTTATTTCAAGCTCGGATATTCATATTCAGTATCAGTTTAAAAAGACTCGTGAAGAAGTTTTGGCGATAGCTGTTGATGCAGTAAAGCATGCTGCAAAATACACCTCTAATGTTGAATTTTCGCCAATGGATGCAACACGAAGCGACTGGAATTATGTAGCACAGATGGTGGAAGCAGTTATTAAAGCTGGCGCTACAACTGTGAACATCCCTGATACTGTGGGATATGCAATCCCATCGGAGTTTCATGAGTTTATAAAATTTCTTTTCAATACCGTACCAAATATTGATAAGGCAATTATATCAGTGCATTGCCATAATGACTTAGGGCTTGCCACAGCAAATGCGCTGGCTGCAATAGAAGCCGGTGCACGGCAGGTGGAGTGTACTGTTAATGGTATTGGTGAGCGTGCAGGCAATACCGCCATGGAAGAGCTGGTAATGGCATTGAAAACACGGGGTGAAAAATTTCAGGTGTATACTGATATCAATTCAAAACAAATCATGTCAACATCAAAGCTTCTGACACATATTACCGGTGTTGGGGTGCAGCCAAATAAGGCGATTGTGGGTGCCAATGCATTTGCCCATGAATCAGGTATACATCAGGATGGTGTACTGAAAAATGCAATGACGTATGAAATTATGAAACCTGAAGATGTAGGAATTACCAGATCAACGCTGGTACTGGGAAAACACTCAGGCCGCCATGCAGTTATTGCGCGGTTGAACAGTTTGGGCTATAACCTCACCGATGAGGAATTAGAACGTTTCTTCAAACTCTTTAAGGTGCTTGCTGATAAAAAGAAACAGATATTTGATGAAGACTTAGAAGTACTGGTAGGCGAAGCAGTGTACAAGATGAAGGGGCGCTATAAAGTTACCAATGTACAGATTTCAACCGGTATGTATTCGCCACCAATGACGCTGGTAACCATTAAAGACCGCTACAATGATGGTGTTGAAACATTTGATGTGGCTCATGGCAACGGTGGTGTAGATGCCGGTATTAATGCTGTTAAAAAGATTACCGGTACTACGGCAAAGATAGAATCTTTCAATTTAGTTGCTATCACTGGCGGATCAGATGCATTGTGTGAGGTAACGGTAACAGTGGTTGAAGAAATAAATGGGCGACAGCTCAAAGTATTTGGCAATGGTGTTAATATTGACATTTCGGTGGCAGGTATCCTTTCATTTGTTGATGCGTTAAATAAGCTTGAATATATAAAGCAGCGCAACCATATTGGAGAAAAGATTGAAGTAAAGTTGTAG
- a CDS encoding YgiQ family radical SAM protein: MPVTKDEALKRGWKNVDIILVTGDAYVDHPSFGIAVIGRVLEKAGFSVGIIPMPNFLDPSSIEEFGRPNLFFGVSSGNIDSMLSRFTAFKKIRNDDPYVPGGKGGIKPSHAVITYCNLIKQRFKDVPIVIGGIEASMRRLLHYDFVQNKLRRSILVDSRADILVYGMGEYQVVQIARRIAGGQSLEGIPGTVTIAKQKPDDAVELPPEEDAMENMDSLRAMYKIFYRNFSTKVIAQKSGGRYIIHTPPPALSQKELDAYYELPYERKPHPIYKETIPAYEMIKYSINAHRGCAGGCSFCSLTLHQGKLVVWRTPDSIKREIVTVSRRKVHISDIGGPSANMYGFACAIGGCNRESCVFPAVCKHLKLATDRWLGLMEDALTLPTVKKVSVGSGIRYDLFMQGNNAKQNLEFLVKHFVSGQLKIAPEHTDITVLRAMRKISAIPLEEFVGAFNAACKRLGREYYLVPYLMSCHPGSTNSSVHRMRSDIAALFGYVPYQCQAFIPLPMTLSSIQYYTGSDPLTGEQFFVERNAVKRRRQHGILIDTPKK, translated from the coding sequence TTGCCAGTAACAAAAGATGAAGCTTTAAAACGAGGCTGGAAGAACGTTGATATAATCCTGGTGACGGGTGATGCTTATGTTGATCACCCGTCATTTGGTATTGCTGTCATTGGCCGTGTTTTAGAAAAAGCAGGCTTTAGTGTTGGGATTATTCCAATGCCCAACTTTTTAGATCCATCCTCCATAGAAGAATTTGGAAGACCCAATCTTTTTTTTGGCGTAAGTAGCGGCAACATAGATTCAATGCTTTCACGCTTTACGGCGTTTAAAAAAATACGAAATGATGACCCCTATGTACCCGGTGGCAAAGGCGGCATAAAACCTTCTCATGCGGTTATTACCTACTGTAATCTTATAAAACAGCGTTTTAAGGATGTCCCCATCGTCATTGGTGGTATTGAAGCATCCATGCGCAGGCTCCTTCATTATGATTTTGTTCAGAACAAACTGCGCCGTAGCATTTTGGTAGATAGCCGTGCTGATATCCTTGTCTATGGCATGGGCGAATATCAGGTTGTACAGATAGCACGGCGCATAGCAGGGGGTCAGAGCCTGGAAGGGATTCCTGGCACAGTAACTATCGCCAAACAAAAACCTGATGATGCTGTTGAACTGCCACCGGAAGAAGATGCAATGGAAAACATGGATTCATTGCGTGCTATGTACAAAATTTTTTACCGCAATTTCAGTACAAAAGTAATAGCACAGAAAAGTGGTGGCAGGTACATCATTCATACGCCACCGCCTGCTTTAAGTCAAAAAGAGCTTGATGCATATTATGAACTGCCGTATGAGCGCAAACCTCATCCAATCTACAAAGAAACTATACCGGCGTATGAAATGATTAAGTATTCTATCAATGCGCATCGTGGATGTGCGGGAGGATGCTCGTTTTGTTCGCTTACCCTGCATCAGGGCAAGTTGGTGGTTTGGCGCACGCCTGATTCAATAAAACGGGAGATAGTTACTGTGTCCAGGCGCAAAGTGCATATAAGCGATATTGGCGGACCATCGGCAAACATGTATGGGTTTGCATGTGCAATAGGTGGATGTAACCGTGAAAGCTGTGTGTTTCCTGCTGTGTGCAAACACTTAAAGCTTGCAACAGATAGATGGCTTGGTCTTATGGAGGATGCTCTGACCCTACCCACTGTGAAGAAGGTTTCTGTTGGCTCTGGTATACGGTATGATCTGTTTATGCAGGGAAACAACGCTAAACAAAACCTGGAATTTCTTGTGAAACATTTTGTCAGCGGTCAGCTTAAGATTGCTCCCGAACATACGGATATAACAGTGCTCAGAGCCATGCGCAAAATAAGTGCTATACCACTTGAAGAATTTGTTGGGGCTTTTAATGCTGCATGCAAACGCTTAGGCAGGGAGTATTACCTGGTGCCGTATTTGATGAGTTGCCATCCTGGAAGTACTAATAGCTCTGTGCACAGGATGCGCAGTGACATTGCTGCATTATTTGGCTATGTGCCGTATCAGTGCCAGGCATTTATACCATTGCCCATGACACTCTCGTCCATACAGTATTACACAGGCTCTGACCCCTTAACAGGGGAACAGTTTTTTGTGGAAAGAAATGCAGTAAAACGCAGAAGACAGCATGGGATATTAATTGACACCCCAAAAAAATAA